ACGTAGAGGTTGAGCGGCGTCTCCTCCGGGGCTGTCGAAGGCTCCGAAGCCTCGGCGGAGGGAACGTCGAGCGCGAGCCGGGCCGCGATCATCAACGTGGGCGAAGCCACCAGCCACGTGAGGAACTTGCGGCGGTCGAGTCCTTCAGGAGGAGCCGGGAGCGCTGTGTCCGTGGGCGGCAGGTCAGCCATGGGCAAAGTCTCTCACGCGGCCAAGGGCGGTCCCAACGACCTGGCAAGCCCTGTGCGGCACCTGTCACCTGGCGCGCGGAAGCATCCGGGACACGACCTGGGACCTGGAGCCTGGGGCGGGACGCGCGCGATGCTTCGGGGGATACTGGCGGCCGGTGCTCCCATGGAGGCGGGGGCGAGGACGGACGTCATGCGCAGGTGGCTCATCGGTGGAGTGGCGGTCCTGGTCGCGTGCGGCCTCGTGCTGTTCCTGTCGCTGCGCTCTGGTGGCCCCGGCGTGCCGGAGGGCCACGCGGAAACCACGCAGCCGCGGAAGCGTCCCACGAACCCCGTGCTCACACCGGAGCGCCTGGACCCTGAAGAAGCGCTTCCGGCGTCGCGGTCCCCGAATGAAGCGGATGGCATCCTGGACGTGGAGGTGCTCGCGGACGGGAAGCCTTCACCCGGCACCACCGTGCGTCTCTACGCACGGGGCGCGCGGGCGTCCACCTGGGTTCTGATGGGCTCTGGGGTCACGGATCCGCGAGGACACGTCCGGCTTGCCTCCGGACCCGGGCGCTACCTGGTGGCGGTGCGCGCTCCGGGCCGGGCCCCGCTGCTGCACGGCGTGTCCCGCCCGCTTGGCGAGTCGCGCACCGCGCTGCGGATCTCCCTGGAGCCCGCGCAATCCCTCACGGGCCGCACGGTGGTGCGCGGAACGAATGAACCGCTTCCGCTCGTGGAGGTCGTCCTCACGGCGCACGCCCGTGACATGGAGTCCTGGCAACGCCCGGATGCTCCCGACGACGAGCGTGTCTATGCGACGAGCGACGAGCGCGGGAACTTCCGCGTCGATGGCCTCGCCCCGGGCACCTACGTGCTGGAGGCCCGCGCGCCCGGCTACGCGCGCGTGGTGCTGAGCCGCGTGAGCATCCCCACGGAGGGCCCGCTGACGCTGGCGCTCCGGCTGGCGAGCGTCATCGAGGGCTTCGTCGTGGACTCGAAGGGCCTGCCAGCCGCGGACGCAGAGGTCCAGGTCGGCGGCAGCCCCTCTCAGGTCGTGACGACGGGCGCGCAGGGCGGCTTCTCCGTGGAGGTGGAGCCCGGCTCCCATCTGCTGTCCGCGCGGCGCGGAGAGGAGTCCGGCGCGCTCGACCTGCCGGTCCTCTGCGTCGCGGGCAGCACCGTGCGCGACGTGCGCATCCAACTGGGACCGGGCGCGGTGCTGGAGGGCCGCGTCGTGGAGGCGCCTTCGGGCAAGCCCGTGGAGGGAGCGCGCGTCGAGGTCAGCCTCTCCGGTGGGGACGGAGACCCCGGCGTCACCCTGTCGGACGCGGAGGGGCACTTCGTCGTGCGGGGGCTCGCCCCCGGCGGCTACGACGCGAAGGTCACGGCCTCGGGCTACTCGCCCGTCATGCGCCGGGGCCTGACGGTCACCCAGGGGGAACACTTTCCCGTGGAGATCCAGCTCTCGGGCACCGGCGCGGTGGAGGGCCAGGTGCGCGACCGCAATGGAGCGCCGGTGGCCGCGGCCCGCATCTCCGGCATCAACGGCTGGAGCCGCGGAGTGGAGTTGACCTCCGTCGATGCCCGCACGGACGCGGA
The sequence above is drawn from the Corallococcus sp. NCRR genome and encodes:
- a CDS encoding carboxypeptidase regulatory-like domain-containing protein is translated as MRRWLIGGVAVLVACGLVLFLSLRSGGPGVPEGHAETTQPRKRPTNPVLTPERLDPEEALPASRSPNEADGILDVEVLADGKPSPGTTVRLYARGARASTWVLMGSGVTDPRGHVRLASGPGRYLVAVRAPGRAPLLHGVSRPLGESRTALRISLEPAQSLTGRTVVRGTNEPLPLVEVVLTAHARDMESWQRPDAPDDERVYATSDERGNFRVDGLAPGTYVLEARAPGYARVVLSRVSIPTEGPLTLALRLASVIEGFVVDSKGLPAADAEVQVGGSPSQVVTTGAQGGFSVEVEPGSHLLSARRGEESGALDLPVLCVAGSTVRDVRIQLGPGAVLEGRVVEAPSGKPVEGARVEVSLSGGDGDPGVTLSDAEGHFVVRGLAPGGYDAKVTASGYSPVMRRGLTVTQGEHFPVEIQLSGTGAVEGQVRDRNGAPVAAARISGINGWSRGVELTSVDARTDADGRYRIEGLATGTLSLSASHEGSTAGIRQTVSVEENRTARADFTLDGAGTLEGRVRAARGTLANGPLEVTAIADAQPGATGMTLGTTAVGADGAFQMNLPAGAYSVTVSARGRFAQSKREQVRVEAGRTARVEFIWEEPPEDRAFRGAVLEPDGSPSPHAFITLTAAEGAGAPLSMTPTDAEGRFVISFRPGFDIPNRVLLVARNGGRSSEPVPVSLEKEVVVRLRPSAFLRGRVVRKGEPVRGFTLSLQLQKGYLPKGEGPFEFSGDRFELRDVPPDPVKLTARTVDGSIGETTIAPTTGAVLEVEIPLEASGTVRGRVVDAATKTPVSGAFVFIEGEQPLLEHVSNSEGRFSVGGVRAGERVLLILGGPSRGRLRRPLKMKDGDVLDLGDVSMEVAQPTP